In a single window of the Thamnophis elegans isolate rThaEle1 chromosome 8, rThaEle1.pri, whole genome shotgun sequence genome:
- the LOC116512041 gene encoding proto-oncogene Mas-like, giving the protein MDSVYLVSRNFSDSSHVSQVAHKMVEIQEDPIGISGSGYVPDDLPDEPVNFHFNTTRITPNVSIIPENFSSPCGQQFDNLTCNLFNGFTALFCILGLVGNGKTIYLLAFSIKRNPFTTFILNLSIADFGVLTSLITAAIFVSVSTLSERTYTLDVFFFLLFEFFFFTYSASQFLLTAISLDRCVAVLFPLWHRCHRPPYLPTLVCVLIWILSFLLSAVHFILHQTRTIGKSPLVHQLIVNGLLCTPLMVASTVTLSFYIRSKMQRNQRKLLTTIFLALLCFLLLSLPMNVFYAMEYFDRHNLLLMTIGIECAILNSSINPLLYFLVGRKKRGKGQPRASYKVALQRVFKDEQGSLEEQANMKESQL; this is encoded by the exons ATGGATTCTGTTTATTTGgtttccagaaacttcagtgacagcagcCATGTTTCTCAGGTCGCTCACAAAATGGTCGA GATACAGGAGGATCCTATTGGAATTTCTGGGAGTGGTTATGTACCTGATGACTTACCCGATGAACCGGTCAACTTTCATTTCAATACAACTAGAATTACTCCGAATGTTTCTATAATACCAGAAAATTTCTCTTCCCCTTGTGGTCAACAGTTTGATAATTTAACATGTAATCTTTTCAATGGTTTCACTGCCCTATTTTGCATTTTGGGCCTGGTGGGAAATGGAAAGACAATTTATCTCCTGGCCTTTTCCATTAAGAGGAATCCTTTTACCACGTTCATCCTGAATCTCTCCATCGCTGATTTTGGGGTCCTCACATCCCTCATTACTGCCGCTATATTTGTGTCAGTGTCTACTCTGAGTGAAAGAACATACACTCTCGatgtctttttcttcttactttttgagttctttttcttcacctaTTCTGCCAGCCAGTTTCTGCTGACGGCCATCAGCCTGGACAGGTGCGTGGCTGTCCTCTTCCCTCTCTGGCATCGCTGCCATCGTCCTCCATATTTGCCTACTCTTGTTTGTGTCCTCATCTGGATCCTCTCCTTCCTGCTCTCTGCGGTGCACTTCATTCTCCATCAGACCAGGACTATTGGAAAGTCACCTTTGGTTCACCAGCTGATTGTCAATGGTTTACTTTGCACACCTCTCATGGTTGCGTCTACGGTGACTCTCTCATTTTACATAAGGTCTAAAATGCAACGCAATCAAAGGAAACTTCTCACCACCATCTTTCTGGCTCTCCTTTGCTTCCTCCTGCTTTCTCTCCCAATGAATGTCTTTTATGCCATGGAATATTTTGATAGACATAATCTCCTCCTCATGACCATTGGGATAGAATGTGCCATTCTCAACAGCAGCATCAACCCACTCCTTTATTTCTtagtggggaggaagaagaggggaaaaggTCAGCCCAGAGCATCTTACAAAGTTGCTCTGCAAAGAGTCTTCAAGGATGAGCAGGGAAGCCTGGAAGAGCAGGCAAACATGAAGGAAAGCCAGTTGTGA